The Candidatus Tectomicrobia bacterium DNA window GAAGGTGCCCAGGGTGGTGGGGTTCAGGTTCTTTTTCGTGAAATCGTCGGTGAAGAGGTGCGGTGGGTTCGAGACGATGAGGTCGAATTTTTCGCCCTCGGGGACCGACTTGAGCGAGTCCGAGAGGAACGTCTGGAACTCGATGTCCCCGAAGTCGTTGCGGCGGAGGGTGCGCTTGGCTGAGTTCAGGTTGAAGATGTTGATGTCCAGGAGGGAGAGCTTCCGCACCCGGCCCTCCCCCTTGAGCTTCGCGCACAGGGTGAGCCCGACGATTCCCACCCCGCAGCAGATGTCGAGGACGTGGAGGCCGGTGAGGTTCTCCCGGCGGATGCGCTCGGCCGCGGCCGCGCCCGTGATTTCCCCCTGGGGGGTATGGCCCACGCTGGCCGGGTCCACGCGGTACTCCACCCCCGCCACGGTGAAGGGCCGGCCGAGGATTTTCTTGTTGAGCCTGCGGATGATGTAGCGGGCGTTGCCCGTCCCGGTGAGCCGGATGAGGCCCTCCACGGCGGACGCGACGGCCTTGCCGAGCAGGCGGTTCGCCTTGAACATCACCGAGACAGGCGGCATCGGGAACCCAAAGGGCGGAAGCGCGCATCCCCCCGCCCTGCGGCGGCGCGGGCGGCGGGATTATAGCAAAAACGGCCCCGCGGGGAGCGGGAAACCGCCTTCATCCCGCCGGGCGCCCCCGCTCCCCGAGGATCTCCAGGATCCGCCGGAAGCGCACGGAGGCCGCGTGGTCCCGCCGGGCGCGCGCCTGCCCCCGCCGGGCGATCTCGGCGCGGGCGGCGCCGTCCGCGAGGTAGCGCCGGATGATGGCCTGGAGCTCCTCCCGCGTCCGGAACGTGACGATCTCCTCTCCCGGCTCGAACAGGAGGCGGATATCCCGCTTGTGGTTGGTGACGAAGAACGCCCCCGCCCCGATGAACGACATCGTCTTGCAGTCGCAGCAGTACACTGAATTGCCCGGGTTCTGGAGGTCGAGGAGTATCTTGCTCGCCTGGATCACCTTGAGCTTCTCCTCCCCCCACACCCCCCGGCCCATCACCCGCGCCCGCACCCAGGGGTCCGAGGCCCGCCCCCAGCCGGGTCCCCATATCTTGAAATCCACCCCCTCGTCCGCCAGGCCGGCGAAGAACGTCTCGCG harbors:
- a CDS encoding methyltransferase; protein product: MPPVSVMFKANRLLGKAVASAVEGLIRLTGTGNARYIIRRLNKKILGRPFTVAGVEYRVDPASVGHTPQGEITGAAAAERIRRENLTGLHVLDICCGVGIVGLTLCAKLKGEGRVRKLSLLDINIFNLNSAKRTLRRNDFGDIEFQTFLSDSLKSVPEGEKFDLIVSNPPHLFTDDFTKKNLNPTTLGTFDENWRFHTDFYSVADRYLSERGQIWLLENFQGDPGMESHFRSFVDANPRLRYAGSAAEPADPEGNMWWVVSCRA